In the genome of Catenulispora sp. EB89, the window TCGTCGCCGATCGTCCAGTCGTGCAGGCTCATCCAGCCGGACTGGATGATCGGCCACACGATGAAGACGGCGGCCAACAGGAGCGCGGGCGCGACGAACAGGTACGCGGGGTTGAACCGGGACCGCAGGGTCCGGCCCCGTCCCCGGCGCTCCGGTCCGCGCGGCGCGGACCGGTCGGCCGCGTTGGCCGCCTCGGCCGCCTTGCCCGCCTCGGCCGCTGGTTCAGCGAGATGTGCCATCGATTGCCTTCTTCTTCGTCCTTCTTCGCGGCCGCCGGTCGGTCAGCTCTTGCAGCCGGTCAGCTGGTTGATCGACTTCGCCGCCGCGTCGGTCGACTTCTGCACGTCCGCCCCCCGGGTCAGCTGGCCCAGCAGCGGCGTGTAGATGTCGGTGTCGATCTGCGACGAGGACGGGAGGCCGGCGAGGTAGAGCCGGGCGGTCGGCAGGGCCTGGGCGAACACCGCGACGTTCGGGTCGTCGACCGTGACGTCGGTGCGCGAGGGCGGGAACCCGGAGTTCTTGGAGAACGCCGCCTGCGCGGTCTTGCCGGTCCACCAGCTCAGGAACTCCAGCGCCTCGGTCTTGTGCTTGGTGTTCTTGGCGATCATCATCGGCACGGTCGAGGCGATGGTGACAGGACCGGCCGAACCCACCGGCACCGGCGCGATGCCGACGTCGATGCCGGCCTTGCGGAAGCCGTCGGCGGCCCAGGGACCGTTCAGCTCCATCGCGGCCTTCTTCGCCGAGAACAGCGTGTCGGCGTCCGCGCCGGTCTGGCCGACCGGGCTGACGTGGTTGTTCTGGACCAGGCCGGCCCACGTCGACAGGGCCTGCACGCTGGCCGCGGAGTTGATCGTGGCGCAGCCGTCGGGGCCGACGATGTCGCCGCCGTTCATCCACTGCAGGATCGGCCACATCTCGATGGTCTGGTGGTCGGCCAGGGAGATGCCGTACTGCGTCGGGTTGGCCCCGCCGAGCGTCAGCTTCTTGACGTCCGCGACGAACTCGTCCGAGGTCTTCGGCGGGGCGGTGATGCCGGCGGCGGTGAACATCGCCTTGTTGTAGTAGAGCGCGACGGTCGCCAGGTTCGCCGGGACCGCGTACAAGTGCCCGTTGACGGTGAACGCCTTGGTCACCGAGGACGGGAACGCGCTGGAGTTGATCTGGCTGTCACCGGCGCCGACCGAGGCGTCCAGCGGCAGCACCGAGTTGGTCTTGATGTAGTTGAAGATCACGCCGGGGTCGAAGTTCGGCGTGGCCAGGTCCGGGCCCTGGCCGGTGGCCCACTCGGCGGGGAGCTTCTGGCTGATCGCGTCCCACGGCTGGATGTCCATGGTGACCTTGATGTTCGGGTGCGAGGCGTTGAACTGCGAGACCAGCGCCTGGTAGGAGGGTCCGTCCGGGCCGGTGAACCCGGTCAGCACCGACAGCTTCACCACGCCGCTGCCAGACCCGGACCCGGAGCCGCTGGACGAGCTGGAGCTGCAACCCGCGGCGGCGAGCAAGCCGGCGGCGGCGACGGCCGCTGCGGCGACTTTCACGTGCGTCTTCATGGCTCCTCGAGATCTGTGTCGTCGAAATCTGTGTTGTCGAAAAAGTGCTGTGAGGGACTTCGAATCTCTTGCGATCTTGTCTACGGCTTGTCCGACACCGGCCGATACGTTCCGGCTGTGTGACCCCCGTCACGTGCTGGAAATCGGGGTGGAGTCAGTTCTACATCGTTGTCTACAACGTTGTAAAGGCGTAGGCTGAGCCGATCGGAACTCACGGGAAAGGCGGTCCCGACAGGTGCCCGCAACACTGAAGGACGTGGCCGAACGGGCCGGCGTCTCGATCAAGAC includes:
- a CDS encoding ABC transporter substrate-binding protein — its product is MKTHVKVAAAAVAAAGLLAAAGCSSSSSSGSGSGSGSGVVKLSVLTGFTGPDGPSYQALVSQFNASHPNIKVTMDIQPWDAISQKLPAEWATGQGPDLATPNFDPGVIFNYIKTNSVLPLDASVGAGDSQINSSAFPSSVTKAFTVNGHLYAVPANLATVALYYNKAMFTAAGITAPPKTSDEFVADVKKLTLGGANPTQYGISLADHQTIEMWPILQWMNGGDIVGPDGCATINSAASVQALSTWAGLVQNNHVSPVGQTGADADTLFSAKKAAMELNGPWAADGFRKAGIDVGIAPVPVGSAGPVTIASTVPMMIAKNTKHKTEALEFLSWWTGKTAQAAFSKNSGFPPSRTDVTVDDPNVAVFAQALPTARLYLAGLPSSSQIDTDIYTPLLGQLTRGADVQKSTDAAAKSINQLTGCKS